One window from the genome of Narcine bancroftii isolate sNarBan1 unplaced genomic scaffold, sNarBan1.hap1 Scaffold_242, whole genome shotgun sequence encodes:
- the tmem147 gene encoding LOW QUALITY PROTEIN: BOS complex subunit TMEM147 (The sequence of the model RefSeq protein was modified relative to this genomic sequence to represent the inferred CDS: inserted 1 base in 1 codon) — protein MTLFHFGNCFALAYSPYFIAYKCTGLSEYNAFWRCVQAGVTYLFVQLCKMLFLATFFPTWDASIGXYEFLGEFMKSTVDVADLLGLHLVMSKNPGKGGYKIMVAAIGWSTAELVMSRCIPLWVGARGIEFDWKYIQMSFDSNISLVHYIATASLVWMFCRYDLPRHYRLPVALLLGLSVYKAFLMESFMHIFALGSWLALLVKAMVTGGASLSALLLYVSLVHGN, from the exons ATGACCCTCTTCCACTTCGGCAACTGCTTCGCCCTGGCCTATTCGCCGTATTTCATCGCCTACAAGTGCACCGGCCT ATCGGAGTACAATGCTTTCTGGAGGTGTGTCCAGGCTGGGGTCACCTACCTGTTTGTACAACTGTGCAAG ATGCTGTTCCTTGCCACATTTTTTCCCACGTGGGATGCCTCGATTG GTTATGAATTCCTAGGG GAGTTCATGAAGTCGACAGTGGACGTGGCTGACCTGCTAGGTCTTCACCTGGTGATGTCCAAGAATCCTGGGAAGGGGGGTTATAAGATCATGGTAGCTGCCATTGGATGGTCGACTGCCGAGCTGGTCATGTCCAG GTGCATCCCCCTGTGGGTCGGGGCCCGAGGGATCGAGTTTGACTGGAAGTACATCCAAATGAGTTTCGACTCCAACATCAGCCTG GTCCACTACATCGCCACAGCCTCGCTCGTCTGGATGTTCTGCCGCTACGACCTGCCCCGGCACTACCGACTGCCGGTCGCCCTGCTCCTGGGCCTCAGCGTCTATAAGGCCTTCCTCATGGA GTCATTCATGCACATCTTTGCCCTGGGCAGCTGGCTGGCGCTGCTGGTGAAAGCCATGGTGACCGGAGGTGCGTCGCTCAGCGCCCTGCTACTGTACGTCAGCCTCGTGCACGGCAACTAA